A portion of the Candidatus Paceibacterota bacterium genome contains these proteins:
- the dusB gene encoding tRNA dihydrouridine synthase DusB, whose protein sequence is MASATTARGITPLTLKLSSGDYEINPPVVLAPMAGITNAPFRTLCREQGAGLFVSEMVTARALIERRPETLRMIAPGEDEWPRSVQLYSVDPDVMGAAVTMIGKEDLADHIDMNFGCPVPKVTRKGGGAALPYKRRLFSAIVGAAVEAATPFGIPVTVKMRIGIDTDHHTYLEAAKSAADLGVNWVALHARTAEQMYEGKSDWSAISRLVEHLKPDGVPVLGNGDIWSGADGIAMMEQTGCAGVVVGRGCLGRPWLFRDLVNAFNGQEDRHLPTLFEVRVVMYRHAELIVEYFQSEERGCRDLRKHMAWYLKGFRVPSDLRRQFGMVSSLEELRSLLHQLTDQPYPIDVGNLPRGRTSHGRPVTLPDGWLKDPDELVHIELEDAFSGG, encoded by the coding sequence ATGGCTAGCGCCACGACTGCTAGGGGCATAACCCCTCTCACGCTCAAACTATCTAGCGGGGATTATGAAATAAATCCGCCAGTTGTTTTAGCGCCCATGGCCGGAATAACAAATGCGCCCTTTAGAACACTCTGCCGAGAACAAGGTGCTGGACTTTTTGTCTCCGAAATGGTGACGGCACGTGCGCTCATTGAGCGCCGCCCTGAAACATTAAGAATGATCGCCCCAGGCGAAGACGAATGGCCGCGATCAGTTCAACTCTATAGCGTGGATCCCGATGTGATGGGTGCTGCCGTAACAATGATTGGCAAAGAAGATCTAGCCGATCATATTGATATGAATTTCGGTTGCCCTGTCCCAAAAGTAACCCGAAAAGGTGGCGGGGCGGCACTTCCATACAAGCGCAGACTTTTCTCCGCGATTGTTGGAGCTGCAGTCGAAGCAGCGACCCCGTTCGGTATACCAGTCACGGTCAAGATGCGAATTGGTATTGATACAGACCACCACACATATTTGGAGGCTGCCAAGTCTGCTGCCGATCTTGGAGTGAATTGGGTTGCCCTTCATGCAAGAACTGCCGAGCAGATGTATGAAGGTAAATCTGATTGGAGCGCAATTAGTCGCTTGGTCGAACACCTCAAGCCAGATGGCGTTCCGGTTCTCGGCAATGGCGATATTTGGAGTGGAGCAGACGGAATCGCAATGATGGAGCAGACGGGTTGCGCCGGAGTTGTTGTCGGTCGAGGGTGTCTGGGCCGGCCGTGGCTATTTCGCGATCTCGTCAATGCATTTAACGGACAAGAGGATCGTCACTTGCCTACACTCTTTGAAGTTCGAGTGGTGATGTATCGTCACGCAGAATTGATTGTTGAATACTTCCAATCAGAGGAGCGGGGATGCCGCGATTTGCGCAAGCACATGGCCTGGTATCTAAAAGGCTTTAGAGTTCCAAGTGATTTGCGCCGTCAGTTTGGAATGGTCTCCTCGCTGGAGGAGCTGCGATCGCTACTTCATCAACTCACCGATCAGCCTTACCCAATTGATGTTGGCAATCTGCCGCGCGGGCGCACGAGTCACGGCCGACCTGTAACACTTCCAGATGGTTGGCTTAAAGATCCTGATGAGTTAGTTCATATTGAACTCGAAGATGCGTTTTCGGGCGGGTGA
- a CDS encoding YdcF family protein: MAAHNSKTRTGEVIVVLGAAQFDGRPSGALLARLVEAKRIYDLGFAPSIITVGGGAPGDRTTEAASAEFWLENHGVPKRTIVATEKGRDTFVSTRAYIAEMKKQKIHTVIIVTDPYHCLRAMTMATDLGAEPSCSPVRTGANSLAHFNLHYLIRETGAYLAYVTLGRRGIHLSDHLSR, encoded by the coding sequence ATGGCTGCCCACAATTCGAAAACTCGAACAGGAGAGGTAATTGTTGTGCTTGGCGCGGCTCAATTTGATGGACGACCCAGCGGTGCGCTGCTTGCGCGACTCGTTGAGGCCAAGAGAATTTATGACTTGGGCTTTGCTCCATCAATTATCACCGTCGGAGGAGGCGCTCCTGGCGATCGCACGACAGAAGCGGCATCTGCAGAGTTCTGGCTCGAAAATCATGGCGTCCCCAAAAGGACAATCGTCGCAACCGAAAAAGGTAGGGATACCTTTGTCAGTACTCGCGCATATATCGCCGAAATGAAGAAGCAGAAAATTCACACCGTCATCATTGTGACTGACCCGTACCATTGCTTAAGAGCTATGACGATGGCGACTGATCTGGGAGCAGAACCCAGTTGTTCGCCCGTGCGAACCGGAGCAAATTCCCTGGCACATTTCAATCTCCACTATCTCATCCGCGAAACTGGGGCTTATCTTGCCTACGTCACCCTTGGGCGACGGGGGATTCACCTGAGCGATCACCTGAGTCGGTAA